The following proteins come from a genomic window of Candidatus Bostrichicola ureolyticus:
- a CDS encoding twin-arginine translocase TatA/TatE family subunit → MTLLFISFEESFIIIFVAILLFGADQIPEIARILGEYIYRIRNSINKIKKEMLEFHEKEFYSKKYNEIIKKEKKDDNFSGSIER, encoded by the coding sequence ATGACTTTATTATTTATAAGTTTTGAAGAAAGTTTTATTATAATTTTTGTTGCTATACTTTTATTTGGTGCAGATCAAATTCCTGAAATAGCACGTATATTAGGTGAATATATATATAGAATACGTAATTCTATAAATAAAATAAAAAAAGAAATGTTGGAATTTCATGAAAAAGAATTTTATTCAAAAAAATACAATGAAATTATTAAAAAAGAAAAAAAAGATGATAATTTTTCAGGTTCTATAGAACGTTAA
- the cysS gene encoding cysteine--tRNA ligase yields the protein MINIKIYNSITGKKEIFNPITKGYVGMYVCGPTVYNKIHLGNCRTFIHFDLIFRYFKYLGYKVRYVRNITDVGHLENDNDEGEDKICKKAKIEKLEPMEIVQKYTIDFHHTLYLLNTLPPSIEPTATGHIIDQIENIKILIKKGLAYEVNGSVYFNIEAYNKNHDYGILSKHKIDKLIESSRSLKKQTEKRNPKDFALWKKATINHIMHWKSPWGNGFPSWHLECSTMSIKYLGKLDIHGGGIDLKFPHHECELAQIKGIYNNKTTINFWIHTNMLTLNGYKMSKSTMNILLPKDIFSGKNTILEKPFHPSIVRFFILKTHYRSVINISNDALIEAERGYFSLMKKLKILDNISADVVSTFDVLAWKEECHKAMDDDFNSPMLIAHLFKANKYIELLEKGVIKLRKNDLLLFKNTMHNFIFEVLGLEQIEKNQKYNEFSKQLINLLIKIRNKARNEKNWILSDNIRNGLKELGIKLEDSKSTK from the coding sequence ATGATTAATATAAAAATATATAATTCTATTACAGGAAAAAAAGAAATATTTAATCCAATTACTAAAGGATATGTTGGTATGTATGTTTGTGGACCAACAGTTTATAATAAAATACATTTAGGAAATTGCAGAACTTTTATACATTTTGATTTAATATTTAGATATTTTAAATATTTGGGTTATAAAGTCCGTTATGTACGTAATATAACTGATGTTGGTCATTTAGAAAATGATAATGATGAAGGAGAAGATAAAATTTGCAAAAAGGCTAAAATTGAAAAACTTGAACCTATGGAAATTGTTCAAAAATATACTATTGACTTTCATCATACTTTATATCTATTAAATACTTTACCACCTAGTATTGAACCTACAGCTACAGGTCATATAATAGATCAAATTGAAAATATTAAAATATTAATAAAAAAAGGATTGGCTTATGAAGTTAACGGTTCAGTATATTTTAATATTGAAGCTTATAATAAAAATCATGATTATGGAATTTTAAGCAAACATAAAATTGATAAATTGATAGAATCAAGTAGATCTTTAAAAAAACAAACAGAAAAACGTAATCCAAAAGATTTCGCATTATGGAAAAAAGCTACTATAAACCATATAATGCATTGGAAATCTCCTTGGGGAAATGGATTTCCTAGTTGGCATTTGGAATGTTCAACTATGAGTATTAAATATTTAGGTAAACTTGATATACACGGTGGAGGTATAGATTTAAAATTTCCACATCACGAATGTGAATTAGCACAAATTAAAGGTATTTATAATAACAAAACAACAATTAATTTTTGGATACATACTAATATGCTAACATTAAACGGTTATAAAATGAGTAAATCTACTATGAATATATTATTACCAAAAGATATTTTTAGTGGTAAAAATACTATTTTAGAAAAACCTTTTCATCCTAGTATAGTACGTTTTTTTATTTTAAAAACTCATTATCGTAGTGTTATAAATATTTCTAATGATGCACTTATTGAGGCTGAACGAGGATATTTTAGTTTAATGAAAAAATTAAAAATATTAGATAATATTTCTGCAGACGTTGTATCTACTTTTGATGTATTGGCTTGGAAAGAAGAATGTCATAAAGCTATGGATGACGATTTTAATAGTCCAATGTTAATTGCGCATTTATTTAAAGCAAATAAATATATAGAATTACTTGAAAAAGGCGTTATAAAATTACGAAAAAATGATCTTTTACTATTTAAAAATACTATGCATAATTTTATTTTTGAAGTTCTAGGACTTGAACAAATTGAAAAAAATCAAAAATACAATGAGTTTTCAAAACAGTTAATAAACTTACTAATAAAAATTCGTAATAAAGCTCGTAATGAAAAAAATTGGATATTATCAGATAATATAAGAAATGGATTAAAAGAATTAGGAATAAAACTTGAAGATAGTAAATCTACTAAATAA
- the proS gene encoding proline--tRNA ligase, giving the protein MAQLTSRIEDYSKWYNEIIIKANLAETSNVRGCMIIKPYGFAIWEKIQNILNKKIKNTGHENIYFPLFIPKSLFSKEACHIDGFSQECAVVTHYRLKKTHNNNIIIDPKSKLDEELIVRPTSETIIWHTYRRWIKSYRDLPILINQWANIIRWEMHTRLFLRTSECLWQEGHTAHINKEEAIFEAKQMLNIYTNFMENYMAIPVIQGVKTALERFAGAEETYCIEAIMQNGKALQIGTSHFLGQNFSKAFNVKFTNNKGYQEYVWGTSWGISTRLIGALIMSHSDDKGLVLPPKLAPMQTVIIPIFKNEEQLKRITKIVGTIKKTLKDNNISFKYDDRNIYTPGWKFNEYELKGVPIRINIGIKDLEKGTVEIVRRDNLNKQFVNYNYLGNIIPDLLTKIQKNLFKKALERRNNFITKVDDYNEFKKILNEKGGFILAHWDGTSETEKKIKLDTKTTIRCIPLKKSKEKGKCIYSGKLSNQRVFFAKAY; this is encoded by the coding sequence ATGGCACAATTAACTTCACGTATAGAAGATTATTCTAAATGGTATAATGAAATTATAATTAAAGCTAATTTAGCAGAAACATCTAATGTACGTGGATGTATGATTATAAAACCCTATGGTTTTGCTATATGGGAAAAAATACAAAATATTTTAAATAAAAAAATTAAAAATACTGGACACGAGAATATTTATTTTCCATTATTTATTCCTAAATCTTTATTTTCAAAAGAAGCTTGTCACATTGATGGATTTTCACAAGAATGTGCTGTAGTTACCCATTATAGATTAAAAAAAACACATAATAATAATATTATTATAGATCCTAAATCTAAATTGGATGAAGAACTTATAGTAAGACCCACTTCTGAGACAATTATTTGGCATACTTATCGTCGTTGGATTAAATCATATAGAGATTTACCTATATTGATTAATCAATGGGCTAACATAATCCGTTGGGAAATGCACACTCGTTTATTTTTACGTACTTCAGAATGTCTTTGGCAAGAAGGTCATACTGCTCATATTAATAAAGAAGAAGCTATTTTTGAAGCTAAGCAAATGTTAAATATTTATACTAATTTTATGGAAAATTATATGGCTATACCTGTAATTCAAGGAGTAAAAACAGCTCTTGAAAGATTTGCTGGAGCTGAAGAAACTTATTGTATTGAAGCAATAATGCAAAATGGTAAGGCTCTTCAAATAGGAACTTCCCATTTTTTAGGACAAAATTTTTCTAAAGCTTTTAATGTAAAATTCACTAATAATAAAGGATATCAAGAATACGTATGGGGAACATCATGGGGAATATCTACTCGTCTAATAGGTGCATTAATAATGAGTCATTCAGATGATAAAGGTCTTGTATTACCTCCTAAATTAGCTCCTATGCAAACTGTTATAATTCCAATATTCAAAAATGAAGAGCAACTTAAAAGAATTACTAAAATAGTGGGTACTATAAAAAAAACTCTTAAAGATAATAATATTAGTTTTAAATATGATGATAGAAATATTTATACTCCAGGATGGAAATTTAATGAATATGAGTTAAAAGGTGTTCCTATACGTATTAATATTGGTATAAAAGACTTAGAAAAAGGAACAGTAGAAATTGTAAGACGTGATAATTTAAACAAACAATTTGTAAATTATAATTATTTAGGAAATATAATACCTGATTTATTAACAAAAATTCAAAAAAATCTTTTTAAAAAAGCTTTAGAACGTAGAAATAATTTTATTACAAAAGTTGATGATTATAATGAATTTAAAAAAATTTTAAACGAAAAAGGAGGCTTTATTTTGGCGCACTGGGATGGTACATCGGAAACAGAAAAAAAAATCAAACTTGATACAAAAACAACTATTCGTTGTATTCCATTAAAAAAATCAAAAGAAAAAGGTAAATGTATTTATTCAGGAAAACTTTCTAATCAACGTGTTTTTTTTGCTAAAGCATATTAA
- the rpsU gene encoding 30S ribosomal protein S21, which produces MKLITLVKEGESIDKVLKRYKKKFDKARIMKELRERQQYIKPSEIRRNKIIKAIYKERIKINKHDL; this is translated from the coding sequence ATGAAATTAATTACTCTTGTAAAAGAAGGTGAATCTATTGATAAAGTATTAAAAAGATATAAAAAAAAATTTGATAAAGCACGTATTATGAAAGAATTACGTGAACGACAACAATATATTAAACCTTCTGAAATTAGGAGAAATAAAATTATAAAAGCTATATATAAAGAACGTATTAAAATAAATAAACATGATTTATGA
- the mnmE gene encoding tRNA uridine-5-carboxymethylaminomethyl(34) synthesis GTPase MnmE, which produces MIYDDTIAAIATPNGVGAIAVIRISGSISIEIVDKLFKPINKNKKLINQPSYTIHLGWLYHQNKILDQVIISLFKAPNSYTGEDIVEISCHGSPYIQKSILQALIINGIRLARKGEFTMRAFINGKIDLSQVEALANLISSKCESTHNIAIQHIKKSYITDIKNLYKKILNFASLIELELDFSEENFIIVNRLDLYKTLYKVENLIKDMRNAFKLGNAIKEGISVAIIGKPNVGKSTLFNALINADEAIISEVEGTTRDAIEHSIIINGLLFRFIDTAGIHYTINNLENLGIKKTFEKILESQIILYLLDVHSFEEKKINDIIYYFNKHYPFKKILIIVNKSDICNISLKTTEYLFLLSAKYGTNIKQLINAIINLVYNKIVKDDSIITQNIYFESLNGALKSINYVKNGLDKNLSEDLLAIDIRRVLNYLEKIIGKINSNDILENIFSRFCIGK; this is translated from the coding sequence ATGATTTATGATGATACAATAGCTGCTATTGCTACACCTAATGGAGTGGGTGCTATTGCAGTAATTCGTATTTCTGGGTCTATTTCTATAGAAATTGTTGACAAATTATTTAAACCAATTAATAAAAATAAAAAATTAATAAATCAACCTTCATATACTATTCATTTAGGATGGTTATATCACCAAAATAAGATTTTAGATCAGGTTATAATTTCTTTATTCAAAGCTCCAAATTCATATACTGGAGAAGATATAGTAGAAATTTCTTGTCATGGTTCTCCATATATACAAAAAAGTATTTTACAAGCTCTTATTATAAATGGTATACGTTTAGCTCGTAAGGGGGAATTTACTATGCGTGCTTTTATTAATGGTAAAATTGACCTTTCACAAGTTGAAGCTTTAGCAAATCTTATATCTTCTAAATGTGAATCCACTCATAATATAGCTATACAACATATTAAAAAAAGTTATATTACTGATATAAAGAATTTATATAAAAAAATTTTAAATTTTGCTTCATTAATTGAATTAGAATTAGATTTTTCTGAAGAAAATTTTATCATTGTCAATAGGTTAGATCTTTATAAAACTTTATATAAAGTAGAAAATCTAATAAAAGATATGAGAAATGCATTTAAATTAGGTAATGCCATTAAAGAAGGTATTTCTGTAGCAATAATAGGTAAACCTAATGTAGGAAAATCTACATTATTTAATGCATTAATAAATGCAGATGAAGCTATAATATCAGAAGTAGAAGGAACTACACGAGATGCAATAGAACATAGTATTATTATAAATGGGTTATTATTTAGATTTATTGATACTGCAGGTATACATTATACAATTAATAATTTGGAAAATTTGGGAATTAAAAAAACTTTTGAAAAAATATTAGAATCACAAATAATATTATATTTATTAGACGTTCATTCTTTTGAAGAAAAAAAAATCAACGATATTATTTATTATTTTAATAAGCATTATCCATTTAAAAAAATATTAATTATTGTTAATAAATCAGACATATGTAATATTTCTTTAAAGACTACTGAATATTTGTTTTTATTATCTGCAAAATATGGAACAAATATAAAACAATTAATTAACGCTATTATCAATTTAGTTTATAATAAAATTGTTAAAGATGATTCAATTATTACTCAAAATATATATTTTGAATCTTTAAATGGAGCATTGAAATCTATAAATTATGTAAAAAATGGGTTAGATAAAAACTTATCTGAAGATCTATTAGCCATAGATATTCGACGTGTATTAAATTATTTAGAAAAAATTATTGGTAAAATAAATAGTAACGATATATTAGAAAATATTTTTTCTCGTTTTTGCATAGGTAAATGA
- a CDS encoding SDR family oxidoreductase has protein sequence MKLLHNKKGIIFGALNEESIAWKVAERAYEEGADIVLSNTPIALKKGNIYKLSKNTNSIIIPADATSLKDIENLFNKTIEHFNGKIDFLLHSIAMSINIRKERAYTNIDYNWLQKSWDISAVSFHKIMKIAWDKDAINEWGSIIALTFIGSKRIFHGYNDMADHKAYIESIARSFGYYWGKKCKVRVNTVSQSPTITTAGKGIKNFDIFLRYANELSPLGNASSEDCSNYIITLFSDLTKKVTMQNLYHDGGFSNTGISDSIMNRLFN, from the coding sequence ATGAAATTGTTACATAACAAAAAAGGTATTATATTTGGTGCTTTAAATGAAGAGTCTATAGCTTGGAAAGTTGCTGAACGTGCTTATGAAGAAGGAGCAGATATTGTATTAAGTAATACACCTATTGCTTTAAAAAAAGGTAATATTTACAAATTATCTAAAAATACAAATTCTATAATCATTCCTGCAGATGCAACTTCTTTAAAAGATATTGAAAATCTTTTTAATAAAACAATTGAACATTTTAATGGAAAAATAGATTTTTTACTCCATTCTATAGCAATGTCTATTAATATTCGAAAGGAACGTGCATATACAAATATTGATTATAATTGGTTACAAAAAAGTTGGGATATATCTGCAGTATCTTTTCACAAAATTATGAAAATTGCATGGGATAAAGACGCTATTAATGAATGGGGGTCTATTATAGCTTTGACATTTATTGGATCTAAACGTATTTTTCATGGTTATAATGATATGGCTGATCATAAAGCATATATTGAAAGTATTGCTCGTAGTTTTGGTTATTATTGGGGAAAAAAATGTAAAGTACGTGTAAATACAGTCTCACAATCACCAACTATAACTACAGCTGGTAAAGGTATTAAAAATTTTGATATTTTTTTACGTTATGCTAATGAATTATCTCCATTAGGAAATGCATCATCTGAGGATTGTTCAAATTATATAATAACATTATTTTCGGATTTAACTAAAAAAGTTACTATGCAAAATTTATATCATGATGGAGGATTTTCTAATACAGGAATTAGTGATTCTATTATGAATAGATTATTTAATTAA
- the lysS gene encoding lysine--tRNA ligase, translated as MQLSDQEIIRRNKLKKLLLLGIDPYPSATYPVNITIKEILENYEEGQQISIAGRLMSMRIMGKTFFADIQDDSSVRIQIYVIRDEISQYNIFKKLLDIGDIIGVKGFIFKTKLGEITIYVKELCLLSKSLRPIPQVKIDSSGKRHYNFSDTEQRYRMRYVDLIVNKHIKDIFIKRNQTIQFIRQYFNKKGYLEVETPILQTIPGGAIAKPFVTYHNALNIPLYLRIANELYLKRLIVGGFKGVYEFAKDFRNEGMDRIHNPEFTILELYVAYKDYYWMMDFIESMIENMFLSIIKSNKIKINNNIINFKAPFVRIPILEAIQQHTDLDISQMDKETLLKNCKKLGIDITPNMDKGKLIDEIFSEKCEKHYIQPTFIIDYPIEMSPLTKKHRNNKCLTERFELIINGQEIANAYSELNDPIDQLERFKQQIKIYNKNESNIDYDFIRSLEFGMPPTAGIGIGIDRLVMLLTKQNSIQEVLLFPQMKPEKFN; from the coding sequence ATGCAATTATCAGATCAAGAAATTATACGCAGAAATAAACTTAAAAAATTATTATTATTGGGAATAGACCCTTATCCTTCAGCAACTTATCCTGTAAATATTACAATTAAAGAAATTTTGGAAAATTATGAAGAAGGCCAACAAATAAGTATTGCTGGCAGATTAATGAGTATGCGAATAATGGGAAAAACTTTTTTTGCAGATATACAAGATGATAGCAGCGTACGTATACAAATTTATGTTATTAGAGATGAGATATCACAATATAATATATTTAAAAAACTTCTAGATATTGGAGATATTATTGGTGTAAAAGGTTTTATTTTTAAAACTAAACTAGGAGAAATAACTATTTATGTAAAAGAATTATGTTTACTTTCTAAATCTTTACGTCCTATTCCACAAGTTAAAATTGATTCTAGTGGAAAAAGACATTATAATTTTTCTGATACTGAACAACGTTATCGTATGAGATATGTTGATCTGATAGTTAATAAACATATTAAAGATATTTTTATTAAACGTAATCAAACTATTCAATTTATTAGACAATATTTTAATAAAAAAGGATATCTTGAAGTAGAAACTCCTATTTTACAGACTATTCCTGGCGGAGCTATTGCAAAACCATTTGTAACTTACCATAATGCGTTAAATATTCCACTTTATCTACGAATTGCTAATGAATTATATTTAAAAAGATTAATTGTTGGTGGTTTTAAAGGTGTTTATGAATTTGCTAAGGATTTCAGAAATGAAGGGATGGACCGTATACATAATCCTGAATTTACTATTTTAGAACTATATGTAGCATATAAAGACTATTATTGGATGATGGATTTTATAGAATCTATGATAGAAAATATGTTTTTATCTATAATAAAAAGTAATAAAATAAAAATTAATAATAATATTATTAATTTTAAAGCTCCTTTTGTTCGTATACCTATACTTGAAGCAATACAACAACATACTGATTTAGATATAAGTCAAATGGATAAAGAAACTTTGCTAAAAAATTGCAAAAAATTAGGTATTGATATTACACCTAATATGGATAAAGGTAAACTTATAGATGAAATTTTCAGTGAAAAATGTGAAAAACATTACATACAACCTACTTTCATTATTGATTATCCAATTGAAATGAGTCCATTAACTAAAAAACATCGTAACAATAAATGTTTGACGGAACGATTTGAACTTATTATAAATGGTCAAGAAATAGCTAATGCTTATTCTGAACTTAATGATCCTATTGATCAACTTGAACGTTTTAAACAACAGATTAAAATCTACAATAAAAATGAATCTAATATAGATTATGATTTTATACGTTCATTAGAATTTGGTATGCCACCTACAGCAGGTATAGGCATAGGTATTGATAGGTTGGTTATGTTACTTACTAAGCAAAATTCTATTCAAGAAGTATTATTATTTCCTCAAATGAAACCAGAAAAATTTAATTAA
- the lipB gene encoding lipoyl(octanoyl) transferase LipB: MLKKVIFFKDLGLKDYYESWIYQKKLFKNIINQKISKNIIKNYLLFVEHPHVYTLGRTGNYKHLLLDKSFLKNLGATFYKTDRGGDITYHGPGQLVGYPILDMEVFFKDINKYLRYLEEVIIQTLRIYGIKGLCSKGETGVWLDVGKPYTRKICAIGIRINRWVTMHGFALNINTDLRYFNYIVPCGIHDKSVTSLANELHCNIDMDDVKNEVKKAFQKVFNVKLINIRN; encoded by the coding sequence ATGTTAAAAAAAGTTATCTTTTTTAAAGATTTAGGTCTTAAAGATTATTACGAATCATGGATATATCAAAAAAAACTTTTTAAAAATATTATTAATCAAAAAATTAGTAAAAACATAATAAAAAATTATCTTTTATTTGTTGAACATCCCCATGTCTATACATTAGGTAGAACTGGAAATTATAAACATTTATTATTGGATAAAAGTTTTTTAAAAAATTTAGGTGCTACTTTTTATAAAACTGATAGAGGAGGTGATATAACATATCATGGACCTGGTCAATTAGTAGGTTATCCTATTTTAGATATGGAAGTTTTTTTTAAAGATATTAATAAATATTTACGTTATCTTGAAGAAGTAATAATACAGACTTTACGTATTTATGGTATAAAAGGTTTATGTTCAAAAGGAGAAACAGGAGTTTGGTTGGATGTTGGAAAACCATATACACGTAAAATTTGCGCAATTGGAATTCGTATTAATCGTTGGGTAACTATGCATGGTTTTGCTTTAAATATAAATACAGATTTACGATATTTTAATTATATAGTTCCTTGTGGAATTCATGATAAATCAGTAACTTCATTAGCAAATGAATTACATTGTAATATAGATATGGATGATGTTAAAAACGAAGTAAAAAAAGCTTTTCAAAAAGTTTTTAACGTAAAATTAATTAATATTAGAAATTAA
- the hisS gene encoding histidine--tRNA ligase codes for MYTLPRGMHDFSSEKINQRNYIIDIIRKNFEYFGFDPLETPAIENISTLTKKYGEEGEKLIFKIINSGDFIKGNKSLFQENNYKNILSAISNKGLRYDLTVPFVRYVVMNKHDIIFPFKRYQIQPVWRADKPQKGRFREFYQCDADIIGSKYLWQEIELIQLYDEIFTKLNIPILIIINHKEIITGLLEICNIDNNYWNNIFIALDKWYKIGLEGVKKELLDKGIPHNIIKYIEPFFLFKGTFKEKIEFFSKKLTFSNIGTNGIKDIKFIYNTIQQIGLNASLEFNLNLVRGLNYYTGIVFEVMPKNKDFIAIGGGGRYDKLPHIFGLNTNISGVGISFGLDRICLLMQELKLFKNIIKYYTKILFINFGNSEAIYAYKLIKILRSKNISSELYPQPIKIKKQLEYANKKRIPFIISIGKKEIERNKILIKNMILGTENEYDNIETLISNIN; via the coding sequence ATGTATACACTTCCTAGAGGAATGCATGATTTTTCATCAGAAAAGATTAATCAACGAAATTATATTATAGATATAATAAGAAAAAATTTTGAATATTTTGGTTTTGATCCTCTAGAAACACCTGCAATTGAAAATATATCAACTCTTACAAAAAAATATGGAGAAGAAGGAGAAAAATTAATATTCAAAATTATAAATTCTGGTGACTTTATTAAGGGTAATAAATCTTTATTTCAAGAAAATAACTATAAAAATATTTTATCAGCTATATCTAACAAAGGACTACGATATGATTTAACTGTACCTTTTGTTAGATATGTAGTTATGAATAAACATGATATAATATTTCCTTTTAAAAGATATCAAATCCAACCTGTATGGAGAGCAGATAAACCTCAAAAAGGTCGTTTTAGAGAATTTTACCAATGTGATGCAGATATTATAGGATCTAAATATTTATGGCAAGAAATAGAATTAATTCAACTTTATGATGAAATATTTACTAAATTAAATATACCAATATTAATTATAATTAATCACAAAGAAATTATTACAGGATTATTAGAAATATGTAACATAGATAATAATTATTGGAATAATATTTTTATAGCTTTAGATAAATGGTATAAAATTGGATTAGAAGGAGTAAAAAAAGAACTTTTAGATAAAGGTATTCCTCATAATATTATAAAATATATAGAACCGTTTTTTTTATTTAAAGGAACTTTTAAAGAAAAAATAGAATTTTTTTCTAAAAAATTAACCTTTTCTAATATAGGAACAAATGGAATAAAAGATATTAAATTCATTTATAATACAATACAACAAATTGGATTAAATGCAAGTTTAGAATTTAATCTCAATTTAGTTAGGGGGTTAAATTATTATACTGGAATTGTATTTGAAGTTATGCCTAAAAATAAAGATTTTATTGCTATTGGTGGTGGAGGACGTTATGATAAACTTCCACATATATTCGGATTGAATACGAATATTTCAGGAGTAGGTATTTCTTTTGGATTAGATAGAATATGTCTTCTTATGCAAGAATTAAAATTATTTAAAAACATTATTAAATATTATACCAAAATTTTATTTATAAATTTTGGTAATTCAGAGGCTATATACGCTTATAAATTAATTAAAATATTGAGATCAAAAAATATATCTTCTGAATTATATCCACAACCTATTAAAATAAAAAAACAATTAGAATATGCTAATAAAAAACGTATCCCATTTATAATAAGCATAGGAAAAAAAGAAATTGAAAGAAATAAAATTTTAATAAAAAATATGATTTTAGGTACTGAAAATGAATATGATAATATCGAAACATTAATTTCTAATATTAATTAA
- the obgE gene encoding GTPase ObgE produces MLKNNFLDFIKIYCMSGEGGSGSVHFYRKKFFYKGGPDGGNGGRGGNIIIKGNPQIDTLIHFKKKIYNKAMNGSYGNKNNMTGSNGKDLILDVPLGTVIKDEQGKILLEIINNKENILFKGGKGGLGNGHFKNSINKTPNYAQKGILGVGGWIILELKILADIGLIGYPNSGKSTLLSLLTNAKPKISNYIFTTLIPNIGVLSYRDSNIKIVDIPGLLGIGNRFLRHVERNKILIFIIPADTNDHNNEYKILFNELKFYNKKILEKKKILVISKSDKINNNLKKSIIKNIPKDLPYIFVSSITKEGLKELKNQLYIMIQ; encoded by the coding sequence ATGTTAAAAAATAACTTTTTAGATTTTATTAAAATATATTGTATGAGTGGAGAGGGAGGATCTGGTTCAGTGCATTTTTATAGAAAAAAATTTTTTTATAAAGGTGGACCTGATGGAGGAAATGGTGGAAGAGGAGGAAATATTATTATAAAAGGTAACCCACAAATTGATACACTTATTCATTTTAAAAAAAAAATATACAATAAAGCAATGAATGGTAGTTATGGTAACAAAAATAATATGACTGGTTCTAATGGAAAAGATTTAATTTTAGATGTCCCTTTAGGGACAGTAATTAAAGATGAACAAGGAAAAATATTATTAGAAATTATAAATAATAAAGAAAATATTTTGTTCAAAGGTGGTAAAGGGGGACTAGGTAATGGTCATTTTAAAAATTCTATTAACAAGACACCCAATTACGCACAAAAAGGTATTTTAGGGGTTGGTGGATGGATAATTTTAGAATTAAAAATTTTAGCTGATATAGGTTTAATTGGATATCCTAATTCTGGTAAATCTACTTTGCTTTCTTTGCTAACAAATGCTAAACCTAAAATATCTAATTACATATTTACTACTTTAATCCCAAATATAGGAGTTTTGTCTTATAGAGATTCTAATATTAAAATAGTTGATATACCAGGACTCCTAGGCATAGGGAATCGTTTTCTTAGACATGTTGAACGCAATAAAATACTGATATTTATTATTCCTGCAGATACTAATGATCATAATAATGAATATAAAATTTTATTTAATGAACTAAAATTTTATAACAAAAAAATTTTAGAAAAAAAAAAAATATTAGTAATATCTAAATCTGATAAAATTAATAATAATTTAAAAAAATCTATTATTAAAAATATACCTAAAGATTTACCATATATTTTTGTTTCTTCTATTACCAAAGAAGGATTAAAAGAATTAAAAAATCAGTTATATATAATGATTCAATGA
- a CDS encoding nucleoside monophosphate kinase yields MKHIILLGPPGCGKGTQSKIIMNKLGFIHFSTGDIIRKNIQNFSYYINNGLLVPDDIITNFIKDIIKEKIINNKIIKGIIYDGYPRTLKQAKSLDKIFKDFFIENSITCFLFYIDDITLINRLSNRGRNDDLDKNIIKKRIEEYNKKTIPVLKYYEQKYNCFKLNAKKTINEISNDLEKIIK; encoded by the coding sequence ATGAAACATATTATATTATTAGGTCCTCCAGGTTGTGGAAAAGGCACACAATCCAAAATTATTATGAATAAATTAGGATTTATTCATTTTTCTACTGGAGATATAATTAGAAAAAACATACAAAATTTTAGTTATTATATAAATAACGGCTTGTTAGTTCCAGATGATATAATTACAAATTTTATAAAAGATATAATAAAAGAAAAAATAATAAATAATAAAATAATAAAAGGAATAATATATGATGGATATCCTAGAACACTAAAACAAGCTAAGTCATTAGATAAAATCTTTAAAGATTTTTTTATTGAAAATAGTATAACATGTTTTTTATTTTATATAGATGATATTACCTTAATAAATAGATTATCAAATAGAGGTAGGAATGATGATCTTGATAAGAATATTATAAAAAAACGTATTGAAGAATATAATAAAAAAACAATTCCTGTATTAAAATATTATGAACAAAAATATAATTGTTTCAAATTAAACGCAAAAAAAACTATAAATGAAATTTCAAATGATTTAGAAAAAATTATTAAATAA